One stretch of Balneola sp. MJW-20 DNA includes these proteins:
- a CDS encoding anhydro-N-acetylmuramic acid kinase, translated as MNKPLGKLYKLLSKPTLKVIGCMSGTSVDGLDIALCTLSGSGQDTEIRCDRFITLDLPEIFREKILSLQSREQINCRALTVLNAELGNLMGDLILQALNIWGITAEEVDLIGSHGQTIYHAPAVTGQAVNATLQIADGDHISFRTGIPVISDFRQKHTAAGGEGAPLAALFDQMLFQDKKNHRMLLNLGGISNLTWLPSESSGWEVISGDVGPANTLINEAMIKYFDRPYDEDGIIASEGNAHSGLIKYILLEPYFRRPFPKTTGQEEFRLFFIEDLMQGHGIELDPKDLIASLTEVTIQSISRAAEEVTQEHNFELFVSGGGVHNKTIMTGLEERIPNARVYNFSELGIDPDAKEAVMMAFFANELIRGDGVMVEGEKVHLGKVSLSN; from the coding sequence ATGAACAAACCGCTGGGTAAACTATATAAGCTGCTATCTAAGCCGACATTAAAGGTTATCGGGTGCATGTCCGGGACTTCGGTTGATGGCTTAGACATTGCACTATGTACTTTGAGTGGTTCCGGTCAGGACACAGAGATCAGATGCGACCGGTTTATAACCCTGGATCTTCCGGAGATATTCAGGGAAAAGATATTATCTCTGCAATCGCGTGAACAGATCAACTGCAGAGCTCTTACCGTACTCAATGCAGAACTGGGAAATCTGATGGGCGACCTAATTCTGCAGGCATTAAATATCTGGGGCATAACTGCTGAAGAAGTAGACCTGATTGGCAGTCACGGCCAAACTATATATCATGCGCCGGCAGTGACCGGGCAGGCAGTGAATGCAACTCTCCAGATCGCAGACGGAGACCATATTTCTTTTCGGACCGGGATACCGGTTATAAGTGATTTCCGGCAAAAGCATACTGCTGCAGGAGGGGAAGGAGCTCCGCTGGCTGCTTTATTTGACCAAATGCTGTTTCAGGATAAAAAGAATCACCGCATGCTCTTGAATCTGGGTGGAATCTCTAATCTTACCTGGCTGCCCTCAGAAAGTAGCGGGTGGGAAGTGATCTCCGGCGATGTTGGACCGGCAAATACTTTGATCAACGAAGCAATGATTAAATATTTTGACCGGCCTTACGATGAAGACGGGATCATTGCCTCGGAGGGGAATGCTCACAGTGGACTTATCAAGTATATTCTGCTTGAACCTTACTTCAGGAGACCCTTCCCAAAAACGACCGGACAGGAAGAATTCAGACTCTTTTTCATTGAAGACCTGATGCAGGGACACGGGATCGAACTTGATCCTAAGGACCTTATTGCATCACTCACAGAAGTGACCATTCAGAGTATCAGCCGCGCAGCAGAAGAGGTCACCCAGGAACATAATTTTGAGTTATTTGTAAGCGGGGGAGGTGTGCATAATAAAACAATAATGACCGGTTTAGAAGAACGGATACCCAATGCCCGTGTATATAATTTCAGTGAACTGGGGATCGATCCGGATGCTAAAGAAGCAGTTATGATGGCCTTTTTTGCCAATGAATTGATCAGGGGCGATGGCGTTATGGTTGAGGGTGAAAAAGTTCACCTTGGAAAGGTCAGCTTAAGCAACTAA
- a CDS encoding 3-methyladenine DNA glycosylase: MEEHTIQKEIIPKDAWQMQALEHEARVSALLDEYLENRSKHIKEPVMDFLFEYYAFRPSHLAKWSPGLRYTLQYNDISELPEYCEWKTEGDIAYLDISQFPEKRISSVKWIHKMLKNSRAHKPSFACFGMHEWAMVYKTSKPRHNQIPLRMEENELAEFVESRPLLCTHFDAFRFFTKEAKPMNRYELSREKFENMEQPGCIHTNMDLYKWAFKSWPWISSSLVLDAFELAYEARVIDMKASPYDMREYGLEPIRIETEEGRKIYKEEQEKIFQKGKPVRAQIITEYEYLLSSLDTA; the protein is encoded by the coding sequence ATGGAAGAACATACGATTCAAAAGGAAATCATCCCTAAAGATGCCTGGCAGATGCAAGCCCTTGAGCATGAAGCCAGAGTATCTGCATTGCTGGATGAATACCTTGAAAACCGCTCAAAACATATTAAAGAGCCGGTCATGGATTTTCTCTTTGAATATTATGCATTTCGCCCTTCGCATCTGGCCAAGTGGTCTCCGGGACTCAGATACACCTTACAATACAATGATATAAGTGAACTGCCGGAATACTGTGAATGGAAGACGGAAGGCGATATTGCTTATCTGGATATCAGCCAATTCCCGGAAAAGAGGATCTCATCTGTGAAATGGATCCATAAAATGCTTAAAAACTCTCGGGCTCATAAGCCCTCATTTGCCTGTTTCGGGATGCATGAATGGGCAATGGTTTACAAAACATCAAAACCCAGGCATAATCAGATTCCTCTTCGAATGGAAGAGAACGAACTGGCGGAATTTGTAGAATCCCGGCCCCTGCTTTGCACTCATTTTGATGCCTTTCGCTTCTTCACCAAAGAGGCAAAGCCAATGAACCGATATGAATTATCCAGAGAGAAATTTGAGAATATGGAACAACCGGGCTGTATTCATACAAATATGGACCTGTATAAATGGGCCTTTAAATCGTGGCCCTGGATCAGTAGTTCACTGGTCCTGGATGCATTTGAACTGGCCTATGAAGCCCGGGTAATTGACATGAAAGCCAGTCCCTATGATATGAGAGAATATGGACTGGAACCCATCAGGATAGAGACCGAAGAAGGCCGGAAGATCTATAAAGAAGAACAGGAAAAAATATTCCAAAAGGGAAAGCCGGTTCGGGCACAGATCATTACAGAATATGAATATCTGCTTTCCTCGTTAGATACTGCTTAG
- a CDS encoding UbiA family prenyltransferase, which produces MLTQIKNFILHLRLHYQFLILSGGYLLAAIYLTETDRYSFWTQFLNVHILLFGGATAYNSYWDKDEGPIGGLKNPPPMQKWMWALSLFMQFIGLLWGWYTVGTSFALIYSVSMLLFWLYSTPHARWKGHPWLSVIAIGGSTGTNSFLMGILAGGGSLGLNEGLTALGVACLILSLYPVSQVYQYEEDEKREDRTFALKYGLPGVRTFFMLMFVSGSLLVSFFLFQQKEVYGISFGVVSLPALGLITILLYRLKGEMAEYGLVMKLKFIASLSFVIFILSVLLLQSINW; this is translated from the coding sequence ATGCTGACACAGATCAAGAACTTTATTCTGCATCTCAGGCTTCATTATCAGTTTCTGATCCTTTCAGGAGGCTATCTGCTTGCAGCGATCTATCTGACTGAAACCGACCGCTATTCTTTCTGGACCCAGTTTTTAAATGTACATATACTTTTGTTTGGTGGCGCTACAGCTTATAATTCTTACTGGGACAAGGATGAGGGACCCATTGGCGGGCTGAAAAATCCTCCTCCGATGCAAAAATGGATGTGGGCTTTGTCTCTCTTCATGCAGTTTATAGGTCTTTTGTGGGGCTGGTATACAGTAGGAACTTCATTTGCTTTGATCTATTCCGTCAGTATGCTTCTTTTCTGGTTATATTCAACGCCCCATGCACGGTGGAAAGGACACCCGTGGCTAAGTGTTATTGCTATTGGAGGAAGTACCGGTACCAATTCCTTTTTAATGGGAATACTGGCCGGTGGAGGATCCCTGGGTTTAAATGAAGGACTGACAGCACTAGGGGTAGCCTGTCTTATTCTTAGCCTGTATCCGGTATCCCAGGTCTATCAGTATGAAGAGGATGAGAAGAGGGAGGATCGGACCTTTGCGTTAAAATACGGTCTGCCGGGTGTGCGGACGTTCTTCATGCTGATGTTTGTCAGTGGGTCGTTACTGGTAAGTTTTTTTCTTTTTCAGCAGAAGGAGGTCTATGGAATCTCATTCGGAGTGGTCAGTTTACCGGCTTTAGGATTAATTACAATTTTACTTTACCGGTTAAAGGGCGAAATGGCGGAATACGGGTTAGTTATGAAGCTCAAATTCATTGCTTCTCTGAGTTTCGTGATATTCATCTTATCAGTGTTATTGCTACAATCGATCAATTGGTAA
- a CDS encoding thioredoxin family protein, with product MEITDLLSPAFLTRSLTYHEYSNLVEELYEKGRTTNDDNTESQLNYTRLSIQRMNRWERKAILSEELISELTSIERPQIWLVLTEGWCGDAGQILPFIKKMSAENDLIELKLLLRDQNDEVMDQFLTNGSRSIPKLIIIDKEELEVLATWGPRPKIFQEEYLSMRADPEIENAEASKNLHLWYARDKGREIQKEITALLKSL from the coding sequence ATGGAAATCACTGACTTGCTGAGTCCGGCCTTTTTAACAAGGTCATTGACTTACCATGAATACAGCAATCTCGTTGAGGAGCTTTATGAGAAGGGACGTACGACCAATGATGATAACACTGAAAGTCAGCTAAATTATACCCGTCTGAGTATTCAGAGAATGAATCGCTGGGAACGTAAGGCAATCCTATCCGAAGAGCTGATCTCCGAGCTGACTAGCATTGAGCGGCCTCAGATCTGGCTGGTACTTACTGAAGGCTGGTGTGGAGATGCGGGTCAGATTCTTCCCTTTATTAAAAAAATGTCAGCAGAAAATGACCTGATCGAATTAAAACTGCTCTTAAGAGATCAGAATGATGAAGTGATGGATCAGTTTCTGACGAATGGGAGTCGTTCTATCCCTAAGCTGATTATTATTGACAAAGAAGAACTGGAGGTGCTGGCTACCTGGGGACCCCGCCCCAAAATATTTCAGGAGGAATATCTTTCCATGAGAGCAGACCCTGAAATTGAAAATGCAGAAGCCAGTAAGAACCTTCATTTATGGTATGCGAGAGATAAAGGCAGAGAGATACAGAAAGAGATCACTGCTCTTTTGAAAAGCCTCTAA
- a CDS encoding T9SS type A sorting domain-containing protein produces MRASKIILPITALCILIGLPVLHHSTSTAPAYEKKTKTMEDRIRTNEGRAEYFFNLMRDPATNSIPNNIRSLELEHARDLPVVSRAKSAMDPRAYTFTEIGPNDVGGRTRALAVDLDDPSIILAGGVSGGVWRSTDSGNTWTQVTDPSVINSVTFITQDPRAGFRDNWYFSSGEFSGNSAGSRGGGGFYYGNGIFRSTDGGLTWTQIATTDQSDNNSFNSPFDYISKILVSPTTGTVFIASNGFGIYRSTDGLNFTLALGGFGEHQWADLDIDDSGNIIASISEADACGSCSPANAPGVYYSDSDGVNWTDITPTFFPAEHARSVISISPSTPNEVFVLTNSNNNPKLSYIDLNDSANNEDRTANLPDYGSPAGNFNLQGGYNMVVEVHPTDPDIVITGGTNLYISFDGYTTAQPTNAGDMWIGGYNSDNTGFSLYENHHPDQHVISFDPVDPNKVWSGHDGGLAYSSNITSTPGSWVNKNNGYNVTQFYDVSLFRGVDDPRVVGGTQDNGSPFFNFDTNGSSTASVDISSGDGSYSDFTSTYAYVSSQRGRVLRLTIKEDGSLTSIFNGPPDQDWTFVAPSDASGQLFIHPFEIDPYFTGTMYYPESDSIWINNNTGGIPLYQGSTMEGWSKINEVSSGVGTTITALEASVDNPRSLLYFAGYSNNSAPTFSKLPSATSNTNQQIVNIPGAAVGAYPHDISINPTDGNEVMVVFANYNVPSIFHSTDGGTTWSDVEGNLSGDIFIPGPSVRNAAIAQTPDGPVYFVGTSTGLYSTTQLDGSNTTWTRQAEDLIGTTVVESLDLRPDDNVLAVATHGRGIFIGEPGIVTSNEDGTDGSIPTEFELSQNYPNPFNPTTNISFSLPANSNVNLTVYNINGQKVAEILNGQFMGIGNHSVSFDAGDLASGVYIYRISARSLSGSSDFTMSRKMTLIK; encoded by the coding sequence ATGAGAGCATCTAAAATAATTTTACCAATAACAGCACTATGTATACTGATCGGGTTGCCGGTTTTACATCATAGTACTAGTACCGCGCCGGCGTACGAAAAAAAGACCAAGACCATGGAAGATCGTATCCGGACTAACGAAGGGCGAGCAGAATATTTCTTTAATCTCATGAGAGATCCTGCCACTAATTCGATCCCCAATAATATCAGAAGTCTGGAATTAGAGCATGCCAGAGATCTGCCGGTTGTATCCAGAGCGAAAAGTGCGATGGATCCAAGGGCTTATACTTTTACTGAAATTGGGCCTAACGACGTTGGAGGAAGAACCCGGGCACTGGCAGTCGACCTTGATGATCCCAGTATTATTCTTGCCGGAGGTGTATCAGGAGGAGTATGGAGATCCACTGATTCAGGAAATACCTGGACACAGGTAACTGACCCCTCCGTGATCAACAGTGTGACTTTTATTACACAGGATCCAAGAGCCGGGTTTAGAGATAACTGGTATTTTTCCTCCGGGGAATTCAGTGGTAATTCCGCCGGATCCAGAGGTGGAGGTGGTTTTTATTATGGCAATGGTATCTTTCGGTCGACCGACGGAGGTCTGACCTGGACACAGATTGCAACTACTGATCAAAGTGATAATAATTCCTTTAACAGCCCTTTTGATTATATCAGTAAGATTCTGGTCAGTCCTACAACAGGCACTGTTTTCATTGCAAGTAATGGATTTGGTATTTACCGCTCAACCGATGGATTAAACTTTACTCTCGCTTTAGGCGGTTTTGGAGAGCATCAGTGGGCAGATCTGGATATTGATGATTCCGGTAATATAATTGCCTCCATCTCGGAAGCCGATGCCTGTGGCTCATGCAGCCCGGCAAATGCCCCAGGAGTATATTATTCCGACAGCGATGGAGTCAACTGGACTGATATTACTCCCACTTTTTTCCCTGCTGAGCATGCAAGATCCGTCATAAGTATTTCCCCCTCTACTCCGAATGAGGTGTTCGTCCTTACCAACTCTAATAATAATCCTAAATTATCTTACATCGACCTGAACGACTCTGCAAATAATGAGGACCGGACTGCAAACCTTCCGGACTATGGTTCACCCGCAGGAAACTTCAATCTTCAGGGTGGTTATAATATGGTGGTAGAAGTTCACCCAACCGACCCGGATATCGTTATTACTGGAGGCACTAACCTGTATATCTCATTTGATGGCTATACAACGGCACAGCCAACCAATGCCGGGGATATGTGGATCGGCGGATACAATTCCGATAATACCGGGTTTTCGCTATATGAAAATCATCATCCTGATCAGCATGTAATTTCATTTGATCCCGTTGATCCCAATAAAGTATGGAGTGGACATGATGGTGGCTTAGCGTACTCAAGCAATATTACCTCAACTCCGGGTTCATGGGTCAATAAAAATAACGGATATAATGTAACTCAGTTTTATGATGTTTCTTTATTCCGTGGTGTTGATGACCCAAGGGTTGTGGGTGGAACACAGGATAATGGTTCCCCATTCTTCAATTTCGATACTAACGGCAGCAGTACGGCATCGGTTGATATTTCATCCGGTGATGGCAGCTATTCCGATTTCACTTCAACTTATGCTTACGTATCAAGTCAACGTGGAAGAGTCTTAAGACTAACGATCAAGGAAGATGGGTCATTGACCAGCATATTCAATGGTCCCCCGGATCAGGACTGGACCTTTGTAGCTCCATCTGATGCTTCAGGGCAGCTCTTTATTCATCCCTTCGAAATCGATCCCTATTTTACCGGGACTATGTACTATCCGGAATCGGACTCTATCTGGATAAATAATAACACCGGAGGAATACCCTTGTATCAAGGTTCAACCATGGAAGGATGGTCCAAGATCAATGAAGTAAGTTCCGGAGTTGGAACCACGATCACTGCCCTGGAAGCTTCCGTGGATAATCCAAGATCTCTTCTTTATTTCGCCGGATATAGTAATAATTCGGCTCCAACTTTTTCCAAACTTCCGTCAGCAACCAGTAATACGAACCAACAGATCGTTAATATTCCCGGTGCTGCAGTTGGTGCCTATCCCCATGATATCAGTATCAATCCAACGGATGGAAACGAGGTAATGGTGGTATTTGCCAACTATAATGTACCCAGTATATTTCATTCAACCGACGGTGGTACAACCTGGAGCGACGTTGAAGGAAATCTATCAGGCGATATCTTCATCCCCGGACCTTCAGTCAGAAACGCAGCCATAGCACAAACTCCGGATGGCCCGGTCTATTTTGTCGGAACCAGTACCGGTCTTTACTCCACGACTCAGTTAGACGGATCAAATACAACCTGGACCCGTCAGGCTGAAGATTTGATAGGAACCACGGTAGTTGAGTCATTGGACCTACGTCCTGATGACAACGTTCTTGCTGTAGCTACCCACGGCCGAGGAATATTTATTGGCGAACCGGGTATTGTAACCAGTAATGAAGACGGAACGGATGGATCCATTCCAACTGAATTTGAACTCAGTCAGAACTATCCTAACCCATTTAATCCTACTACCAATATCAGCTTCTCACTGCCTGCTAATTCAAATGTGAACCTAACGGTATATAACATTAACGGACAGAAGGTAGCAGAGATACTGAACGGTCAGTTTATGGGTATTGGAAATCATAGTGTAAGTTTCGATGCAGGTGACCTTGCCAGTGGTGTATACATCTATCGCATCAGTGCACGTTCTTTAAGTGGTAGCTCTGATTTCACTATGAGCCGAAAGATGACGCTCATTAAATAG
- a CDS encoding aspartate aminotransferase family protein yields MLEKFQKVIAQTSDQPMGLEISHAEGPFIYTTKGRRYLDFISGIAVSSLGHRHPAVVKAIKEQVDRHLHVMVYGEFIQSAQVDFADLLTSQLPENLSQVYLVNSGTEANEGALKLAKKFTGRTKLIGFNNSYHGDTHGSLSVTGRHIYRDPYEPLLPDVHFLDFNQYEGLDLIDEDTAAVIMEPIQGEGGIIESDPDWICEVRNRCDEAGALLIFDEIQSGFGRTGKLFTFEHYNVVPDILCLAKAMSGGMPMGAFVSSPKIFEAFKYDPPLNHVTTFGGHPVSAAAAYANLKELLSGDYFEKAELIEEKAKTILSGPGIIEVRGKGAMLGLQLENRELTQKVVEECFGKEILLGWTLHSDTLIRIAPPLIIEDKLLIETLETIAGAVRRNVHTT; encoded by the coding sequence ATGCTCGAAAAGTTTCAAAAAGTTATTGCACAGACCAGTGATCAACCCATGGGGCTGGAAATAAGTCATGCGGAAGGTCCTTTCATATATACTACGAAAGGGAGGCGGTACCTGGATTTTATTTCCGGAATTGCAGTCAGTAGTCTTGGGCACAGGCATCCAGCGGTAGTAAAAGCAATCAAGGAGCAGGTAGACCGTCATTTGCATGTGATGGTATATGGCGAATTCATCCAGTCTGCTCAGGTAGACTTTGCTGACTTACTTACTTCCCAGTTGCCGGAGAATCTCTCTCAGGTTTACCTGGTGAACAGCGGAACAGAAGCCAATGAAGGTGCACTGAAACTGGCTAAAAAATTCACGGGCCGGACCAAGCTGATAGGATTTAATAATAGTTATCATGGCGACACACATGGATCGCTGAGTGTAACCGGCCGTCATATATATCGGGATCCATATGAGCCGCTGTTGCCAGATGTTCATTTCCTTGATTTTAATCAATATGAGGGACTGGACCTGATTGATGAAGACACAGCAGCGGTGATCATGGAACCAATTCAGGGCGAAGGCGGGATTATCGAATCTGATCCGGACTGGATATGCGAGGTCAGAAACCGGTGCGATGAAGCCGGTGCTTTACTCATCTTCGATGAAATTCAGAGCGGATTCGGCAGAACCGGCAAGCTTTTTACCTTCGAACATTATAACGTGGTACCGGACATCCTTTGTCTGGCTAAAGCCATGTCGGGAGGAATGCCTATGGGGGCGTTTGTCTCTTCACCCAAGATCTTCGAAGCTTTTAAATATGATCCTCCTCTTAACCACGTAACTACATTCGGAGGTCACCCGGTATCGGCAGCAGCAGCATATGCAAACTTAAAAGAGCTATTGAGCGGTGATTACTTTGAAAAAGCTGAGCTGATTGAGGAAAAAGCTAAAACGATTCTTTCAGGCCCGGGTATAATCGAAGTCCGGGGGAAAGGGGCGATGCTGGGACTACAGCTGGAAAACCGGGAACTTACTCAAAAGGTGGTTGAAGAGTGCTTCGGAAAAGAGATCCTGCTGGGTTGGACCCTTCATTCCGACACACTGATCCGAATTGCTCCACCACTGATCATTGAGGATAAACTTCTCATTGAGACCCTGGAGACCATTGCCGGGGCCGTTCGGCGGAATGTGCATACAACCTAA
- a CDS encoding NAD-dependent succinate-semialdehyde dehydrogenase, translating into MIKTINPATGRDIQAFELMTNRQVSEIIEQAVSAQVSWRARTYEQRGKYLKKVADLLRQKKKELAELMAEEMGKPLAQGESEAEKCAWVCEYYADHAEEFLEDEPVSTDASRSYVHFEPLGVILSIMPWNYPLWQVLRFSAPALMAGNGVILKHSENTTGCSLMIEKIMHQAGIPAELFRSIIVEVDQVKEVIENKGIAAVTLTGSTRAGKAVASQAGAALKKTVLELGGSDPYIILEDANLDKAAEKCVTSRLLNSGQSCIAAKRFVVVDQVYDSFVSKVKKLLSDKKIGDPFDQHTDVGPMARTDLRDELHKQVQKSTEQGAECVLGGKIPEQEGAWYPVTLLTNVKKGMPAYQEELFGPVAAVIRVNDEEEAIRVANDSVYGLGGAVFSEDIEKAEAIASEKLQAGCCFVNDFVRSDPRLPFGGLKQSGYGRELSKYGIREFVNCKTVYVSKQGD; encoded by the coding sequence ATGATCAAAACGATAAATCCTGCAACGGGCAGGGATATTCAGGCCTTTGAACTGATGACCAACAGACAGGTATCAGAGATTATTGAACAGGCAGTATCTGCGCAAGTTAGCTGGAGAGCCCGCACTTATGAACAAAGGGGAAAATACCTGAAGAAGGTTGCTGATTTATTAAGGCAGAAAAAAAAGGAACTTGCTGAATTGATGGCTGAAGAGATGGGCAAGCCATTGGCACAGGGAGAATCTGAAGCAGAAAAATGTGCATGGGTCTGTGAGTATTATGCAGATCATGCGGAGGAATTCCTGGAAGATGAGCCCGTATCAACGGATGCTTCCAGGAGCTATGTACATTTTGAGCCTCTGGGTGTAATTCTCTCCATTATGCCCTGGAATTATCCTCTTTGGCAGGTCCTGAGATTCAGCGCTCCCGCCCTGATGGCCGGTAACGGAGTGATCCTGAAACATTCTGAGAATACCACCGGGTGTTCGCTGATGATCGAGAAGATCATGCACCAGGCAGGAATCCCGGCTGAACTGTTCCGCAGTATTATAGTGGAAGTGGATCAGGTAAAAGAGGTCATCGAGAATAAAGGAATAGCGGCAGTTACCTTAACAGGCAGCACGCGGGCGGGCAAAGCAGTAGCCTCTCAAGCAGGTGCAGCTCTTAAAAAAACGGTACTTGAGCTGGGAGGAAGTGATCCATATATCATACTGGAAGACGCAAATCTGGATAAGGCTGCAGAAAAATGTGTTACTTCCCGGTTATTGAATAGTGGTCAGTCTTGTATTGCAGCGAAAAGATTTGTGGTAGTCGACCAGGTCTATGATTCCTTTGTATCAAAAGTGAAAAAGCTATTGTCCGATAAGAAGATCGGTGATCCCTTTGACCAACATACCGATGTAGGACCAATGGCGAGAACTGACCTGCGGGATGAGTTACATAAACAGGTGCAAAAAAGTACAGAGCAAGGGGCAGAATGCGTTTTAGGAGGTAAAATTCCTGAACAGGAAGGGGCCTGGTACCCGGTTACTTTGCTTACAAATGTGAAAAAAGGAATGCCTGCTTACCAAGAAGAGCTTTTTGGTCCGGTCGCTGCTGTGATTCGGGTCAATGATGAAGAGGAAGCGATCCGGGTTGCAAATGATTCGGTCTACGGACTTGGCGGAGCTGTATTTTCAGAAGACATTGAGAAAGCTGAAGCTATTGCTTCTGAGAAATTGCAGGCTGGGTGCTGCTTTGTGAATGATTTTGTTCGCTCCGACCCCCGTCTTCCTTTCGGAGGTCTAAAACAATCCGGTTATGGCAGGGAGCTGAGTAAATATGGAATCCGTGAATTCGTGAACTGCAAGACCGTTTATGTCAGTAAACAGGGCGACTAA
- a CDS encoding NAD+ synthase: MKIRLSQLNPVIGDLTGNKDKIIRSIQNAEEDGIELLILPELMLTGYPPMDLLEKEAFRESCYQLNREIIDHTGAMTVIFGSITPNHSGVGRKCYNSAIVAANGDQIALVHKALLPTYDVFDDLRYFEPGSEFKPVVIGGVSFGITVCEDIWYNANEINYHIYDVNPAELLVEQGAQAIINISASPFTKYKPHSRRSMLQGHAKKYKRPLFYVNSVGAQTELVFDGDSLIADPQGNMLARAARFEECNLDIHYHAQDQGISILNAEPAALEDPPEEQSIFRALTLGLRDYMEKTGISDKVLVGLSGGIDSALVCAIAAEALGPENVIAVTMPSQFSSSGSVSDSEKLAQNLGIKLHEIAIKDIYDVFMDKLDPLFKDTEFGVAEENLQSRIRGNLLMTLSNKFGYMLLNTGNKSELAVGYCTLYGDMAGGLALISDVYKTEVYSIARWYNEKYHGKEIIPDSIIEKEPSAELRPDQKDTDSLPDYGTLDAVLKYYIEDQSSREEIIAQGIPEEVTDRVIGLVDRNEYKRYQSAPGLKVSPKSFGIGRRWPIVQRWTGHERKLKETEVSNKN, translated from the coding sequence TTGAAGATCCGACTTTCACAACTGAATCCTGTTATCGGAGATCTTACCGGAAACAAAGATAAGATCATCCGATCGATCCAAAATGCTGAAGAAGACGGGATTGAACTGCTGATCCTTCCTGAACTGATGTTAACCGGATACCCGCCTATGGATCTTCTGGAAAAAGAAGCTTTTCGGGAGAGTTGTTATCAGCTGAACAGGGAGATCATTGATCATACCGGAGCAATGACCGTGATCTTCGGCTCGATTACACCCAACCACAGCGGAGTGGGACGAAAATGCTATAATTCTGCCATCGTAGCCGCTAACGGGGATCAGATAGCTCTTGTACATAAGGCTTTGTTGCCCACCTACGATGTGTTTGATGATCTAAGATATTTTGAGCCGGGAAGTGAATTTAAACCGGTTGTGATAGGCGGAGTTTCCTTTGGGATCACCGTATGTGAAGATATCTGGTACAATGCTAACGAGATTAATTATCATATATACGATGTAAACCCGGCAGAACTTCTGGTAGAGCAGGGTGCCCAGGCTATTATTAATATTTCTGCATCACCCTTTACCAAGTATAAGCCTCACAGCCGCCGTTCAATGCTTCAGGGACATGCGAAAAAGTATAAACGGCCTTTATTTTATGTTAACTCTGTCGGTGCACAGACCGAGCTGGTCTTTGATGGAGACTCACTGATCGCCGATCCTCAGGGTAATATGCTTGCCCGGGCTGCCCGGTTTGAAGAATGTAACCTGGATATACATTATCATGCTCAGGATCAGGGGATAAGTATCCTTAATGCTGAACCTGCTGCATTGGAGGATCCTCCGGAGGAACAATCCATCTTCAGGGCACTGACGCTTGGATTGAGAGACTATATGGAAAAAACGGGGATCTCGGATAAGGTCCTGGTGGGATTGAGTGGGGGTATCGATTCCGCTTTAGTCTGTGCGATCGCAGCGGAAGCATTGGGTCCCGAAAATGTAATAGCGGTCACCATGCCTTCGCAGTTCTCATCCAGTGGTAGTGTAAGTGATTCCGAGAAGCTGGCTCAAAATCTTGGAATTAAACTCCATGAGATCGCAATCAAAGATATTTATGATGTATTCATGGATAAACTGGATCCGCTTTTTAAGGATACAGAGTTTGGTGTTGCTGAAGAAAACCTGCAGAGCCGGATCCGCGGAAATTTACTTATGACCTTATCAAATAAATTCGGTTACATGCTGCTGAATACCGGAAATAAATCGGAACTGGCAGTAGGTTATTGCACCCTGTATGGAGATATGGCAGGAGGTCTGGCGCTGATTTCGGATGTGTATAAAACCGAAGTTTATTCTATCGCGCGATGGTATAATGAGAAATACCATGGAAAGGAGATTATACCCGATAGTATTATCGAAAAGGAGCCAAGTGCTGAATTGAGGCCGGATCAAAAAGATACGGATTCTCTTCCTGACTACGGAACACTGGATGCTGTTTTGAAGTACTATATTGAGGACCAGAGTTCAAGAGAAGAGATCATAGCTCAGGGCATTCCGGAAGAAGTGACTGACCGTGTGATCGGTCTGGTCGACCGAAATGAATATAAACGTTATCAGTCAGCTCCGGGTCTGAAGGTTTCACCCAAATCATTTGGTATAGGTAGGAGATGGCCGATCGTACAGAGATGGACCGGTCATGAAAGGAAGTTGAAGGAGACTGAGGTAAGTAACAAAAATTAG